The following proteins are co-located in the Manihot esculenta cultivar AM560-2 chromosome 9, M.esculenta_v8, whole genome shotgun sequence genome:
- the LOC122724645 gene encoding uncharacterized protein LOC122724645: MAAYDGAGNPMEHVLNYKTFMKLQTLSDALMCKVFPTTLTGPARTWFNSLEAGSIRSFGDLANVFISRFIAGVPVDRKTSYLETIKQRRNESLREYVARFNMEALQIPELDESRAVEAMQKGTTSPEFFGSLSRKPLLRWRS, encoded by the coding sequence ATGGCGGCGTATGACGGAGCTGGAAACCCAATGGAGCACGTCCTCAATTACAAAACCTTCATGAAGCTGCAGACcttatcggatgccttgatgtgcaaggtattccccacTACGCTCACGGGGCCAGCACGgacgtggttcaacagcctagaAGCTGGGAGTATCAGGAGTTTTGGGGATTTGGCTAATGTCTTCATCAGTCGATTCATAGCTGGAGTGCCGGTTGACAGAAAAACCAGCTATCTGGAAACAATCAAGCAGAGGAGAAATGAATCGTTGAGGGAATACGTAGCCCGTTTTAACatggaggccctgcagatcccTGAGCTGGATGAAAGCAGAGCTGTAGAAGCCATGCAAAAAGGGACAACCTCCCCAGAGTTCTTCGGCTCATTGAGCAGGAAACCCCTACTTCGCTGGcggagctga
- the LOC110622139 gene encoding protein LURP-one-related 8, whose translation MTKVHPNIEATVAAVEQPSVKCSAKLETADAAVLTVWKKSLLFNCKGFTVFDAKGNLVFRVDTYMAGSGSNGEIILMDSGGKPIFTIRRKRLSLADSWLVYDRETVVNPLFSVRKHMNILNTKCLAHVSSRTTGNCSTNNNGKNIVYEIEGSYAQRSCAMYDENRRRVAEIKQKEAVGGVAFGVDVFRLIVEPKMETSVAMAIVILLDQMYGSSRRFST comes from the exons ATGACCAAGGTACACCCTAACATCGAGGCCACAGTTGCCGCCGTCGAGCAGCCGTCGGTCAAGTGCTCTGCTAAATTAGAGACAGCTGATGCTGCAGTGTTAACAGTGTGGAAGAAGTCTTTGCTTTTCAACTGCAAGGGTTTCACTGTATTTGATGCCAAAGGGAACCTCGTCTTTAGAGTTGATACTTACATGGCCGGATCCGGTAGTAACGGTGAAATCATTCTCATGGATTCCGGCGGCAAGCCTATCTTCACCATCCGCCGTAAG AGGCTGAGCCTTGCGGATAGCTGGCTGGTGTACGACAGAGAAACGGTGGTGAATCCCTTGTTCTCCGTGAGAAAGCACATGAACATCCTTAATACGAAGTGTTTGGCTCACGTGAGCTCACGTACAACCGGCAATTGCAGCACTAATAATAATGGAAAAAACATCGTGTACGAAATAGAGGGATCGTACGCACAACGGAGCTGTGCGATGTACGACGAGAACAGGAGGAGGGTGGCGGAGATCAAACAGAAGGAGGCAGTAGGCGGTGTGGCTTTTGGAGTCGACGTGTTCCGTCTTATTGTAGAGCCGAAAATGGAGACGTCAGTGGCCATGGCTATCGTCATACTCCTTGATCAAATGTATGGTTCTTCCAGACGCTTCTCCACCTGA